The following is a genomic window from Chloracidobacterium sp..
AACGCTGAACAACACAGGCCGAAACGCTCTCTCGGGCAAAACTTTCTGATCGATCAGCGAGTGGTCTCAAAGATCGTTGACGCACTTGATGTCGATGCGGACGATCATGTGATCGAGATCGGCCCGGGCCGCGGCGCTTTGACCGAGCGGCTGGCGGGATCGGGAGCGTTCGTAACCGTGATCGAACTCGACCGCCATCTTGCCGGTGAGCTGAAAGGCAGATACAAGGATATTTCGCGTTTTCAATGCATCGAGGCGAGCGTGCTGGATGTCGATCTTAGCCGCATCTCGTCTGCCGGCACGACAAAACTTCTCGGCAATCTGCCATACAATATTTCAACGCCGATCCTGCAAAAGCTTGCTTCTGAAGCCCAACCGTTCGAACGCGTGATCGTGATGGTTCAGCGCGAGGTTGCCGCTCGAATGACGGCGAACGCCGGCGATAGTGAACGCGGCTTTCTGACCGTGATGCTCGAACAGGCATTCACAATGCGGCGGCTGTTCGATGTTGCACCGGCGACTTTTCGTCCGATCCCGAAGGTTTGGAGCGCGGTCGTCGAGATGATCCCGACACGCTCGGAGTTTGCCTCGCACCAGGAGTTTAGAAACCTCGTGAGCGGCGCATTTCTGCAAAAGCGAAAGACGCTTGTGAATAATCTCAAAGCGCGGTATCCCGATATCGCAAATGTCCTTGCCGAACTCGGCATCGATCAAATGACCCGTGCCGAAAGCCTCACTGCGTCGCAATGGCGTGCGCTCTTTGCACGTCTGCACGTCGGCGCCGAGCCGAATTTCCGCGCATAACCCGCGGCGTGTTCTACTGCTCCGTTATGTGTATTTCCTCGTCGGGGCCGCGACGGATCATCATCGACAACACGACCGAGCAGCCTATCGTAAAAACAATGATCCCCAACGATAACGCGATAGGGAAGCCTCCGACCGCCGCATCGAGCCAGACCATTTTGAGGCCGACAAAGATCAGTATGACGGCAAGACCGTATTTGAGCAGCCAGAACTTCTCGATAACGCCTGCCAGCATAAAGTACATCGACCGCAGGCCCAAGATCGCAAAGATATTTGACGTAAAGACGATAAACGGCTCGTTAGTAACCGCAAAGATCGCCGGTACGCTGTCAACGGCAAAGATGATATCTGTCGCCTCAAGAAATAAAAGTGCGATAAAAAGCGGCGTTGCGTGATGCTTGCCGCCGATCCGCGTGAAGAAATCCTTGCCCGAAATGCTGTGCGTAACGGGCGTGAACTTCTTAAATATTCTTATCAGAAGGTTCTTTTCAGGCTCGATCTCCTCCGACCCGGAAAAAACCATCTTAATGCCCGTTACGATCAGGAATGCACCGAACAGATACACGATCCAATGAATCTGCATCAAAGCCGAGCCGAGAGCGATGAAGATCGCACGAAACACCAACGCTCCGAGTATGCCGTAGAACAGAACGCGGTGCTTATAAACAGCCGGGATCGCAAAGTAACTGAAAACGAGGACAAAGACGAAGATATTATCGACCGAGAGCGAATATTCAAGGATATAGCCGGTCAGGAACTCGAGCGTCGTTTGTTTGGCAGCGAATGCACCGAATTTCGCATTTGTATAAAGGAATAGCAGGGCAGCAAAGATACTTGCGAGGGCAACCCACACTGCACTCCACGTTGCAGCCTCTTTGAATGAGACAACGTGTTCCTTTCGATTGAAAACGCCCAGATCGAGAGCGAGCATTATAAGGACGAAGATGAGAAAACCGGCGTAGAACGGCCAATAGTCGGCGAATGGAAAAAGCAGCATCTAGGTTTAGTTTCGATGCCTGCAAATAAATAGACCTCTGCAGGCGATAAGCCGCAAAGGTCTCGATATTTCTCCGGATGCCGGGCCGCTTTGGCTGTAAGCGGTCGTAATGACGACATTCCGGACCTCAGCATTGTGCCGAGGCTCCTACTCCCCAGTAAATTGTCCATAAAATATTCCTTCACGCGGCGTGTGTTGTCAAGTGAACCGCGAACTCACCGCGACTGTGCTATACTTACGCCTTTTATGAGCAAGATCGAGATAATCCCGCTGGGCGGCATCGGCGAGTTCGGTATGAACTGTATGGGAATTCGCTATGGCGGCGAAATGATCGTGGTCGATGCCGGAATGGGCTTTCCCGAAGAAACGCCCTACGGCGTCGATATTTCAATACCGAACTTCGATTTTTTGGAGGAATATCGTGACGACCTTACCGCGATCATTCTCACGCACGGACACGAAGACCATATAGGCGCTCTGCCGTACATACTTCGCAAATTCAATGTTCCCGTATATTCTTCGCGGTTCACGCTTGCTCTCACAGAAAAGCGGCTCGAAGAATTTGATATGCTCGGCGACATACTCACCCACACGGTCAAGGCCGGCGACCGCGTGAAGATAGGCGTATTCGAGGTCGAATTCATACACGCATCGCACTCTTTGGTCGAGTGCTTCTCGCTTGCTATACACACGCCTGCCGGAACACTTATTCATACAGGCGACTATAAGATAGACGATACGCCCGTCATCGGCCGGCCGTACGACCTCGAAACGCTGAGACGAATCGGCGACGAAGGCGTCCTTGCTCTGCTTTGTGACTCAACGAACTCGACAGTGCCGGGCCGTACTCCATCTGAGCAGGCGGTCATTCCGGCGTTCCGCGAGCTATTTGAGCAGACGGAAGGGCGCTTGTTCATTTCTACATTCTCTTCGTCGCTTCATCGCCTGCAGATCGTCTTCGACGTTGCGCATGAATACGGCCGCCGTGTCTGTGTTCTGGGCCGGTCTATGCAGCGAAATGTCGAGATTGCGACCGGTATCGGACTGCTAAAGATCACCGGCAACACGCTCGTTGAGCTTAGTGACGCTCGTGCTCTTGACGACGACGAATTGTGTTTTTTGGTTACCGGGTCGCAGGGCGAGATGCGGGCCGCGTTGTGGAACCTTGCCACCTCAACCTATAAAGGGATCCAGATCGAACATGGCGACACGGTTGTGCTTTCCGCCCGCATCATTCCCGGGAACGAAAAGGACATTTCACGCCTCATCGGCAATCTATACAAGCGCGGTGCAAATATCATTGAAGAAAGGCGGCGTTTGGTGCACGTTTCGGGCCATGCGTCACAAGAGGATATTCGTATAATGGTCGAGACTTCCCGTCCGCGCTTCGTTGTTCCGATTCATGGCGAATATCGAATGCTTTTCCGGCAAAAGGAGTTCATAAAGAATCATGTCGCCGGCTATGATGACAGCAATATCGTACTGATCGAGAACGGCGATCTGCTCGAAGTTGACGAATACGGTGCACGCGTCATTGATAAACACGAGATACACAAGACATTTATTGATGAAAGCACACTTCGCGAGATCGAATATGACATCGTCCGAGACCGTAAGCGTCTTGCCTTTGGCGGAATGATCTCGCTGGTGGTTGCCGTTGACAAAGAAGGGCACACACTGTCAGGCGAGCCGCAGATCACTTGCGAGGGCGTTGCAGGGCTTGATCTTAATAACGGTTTTACAGCGGCTGTTCGTAGTGCCATCGCCGACGCAGTGCGCGAAATGCGTGCCGAGCAGATCGCTGACCGTGCTGCCTTTAAGGAGCATCTTCGGATCCATCTAAAGCGTATGGTTCAGGCTCAACTGAATTCAAAGCCTGTTATCATGACCAGCGTGATCGAGGTGTAACATACCGGCGGCGTCACAGACTATGCTGAAACTAAGAGACCGGATATTGGCGGCCGAACGAACGGCTCGGCTTCTTGAACCTGACAGCGTCGAAAGATCGGCCGCGCGTTCGGCGGTGGTAGAACACGCCGAAGAATTTCTCGATACGATCTACGACCGGAGAGCATTCACTTTATCGCCGAACGCCGGTTCGGGCTTGCTCGATTCGCCGATCTCCGAAAGCGGTATTCCTATCGCGGATGCTCTCGAACTGATCGCGGACAATGTAGAGTCGGGTGGTATCAATCCTGCGTCAGGCGGCCATCTTGGCTATATTCCCGGCGGCGGCATTTATCTCTCAGCTCTCGGCGATTATCTGGCGGACGTTTTTAATTGGTATGCAGGCGTTTTTTATGCGGGGCCCGGAGCCGTTCGCATGGAGAATATGCTTGTGCGCTGGATGTGCTCGCTTGTGGGTTACCCTTCGGGATCACACGGAAATCTCACCAGCAGCGGAAGCCTCGCGAATTTGATCGCCATCATCACCGCACGCGATGCAAAGAATATACGTTCGCGCGATGTCGAGCGTGCTGTCATCTATCTGTCGGAACAGACGCATCATTCGATCGACAAGGCGATACGCGTCGCCGGCCTCGGCGATTGTGTCATTCGCTATCTTCCGCTCGACGAAAGATTTCGAATAAAGGCCGGTGTACTTACCGAACAGGTCAAGGCGGACAAAGATCAGGGCCTTCTGCCGTTTTGCGTCGTCGCTTCCGCGGGGACTACCGATGTAGGTGCGATAGACCCGCTCCCGGAGATCGGCGCGATCGCCCGCGAACACGGCCTCTGGTATCACATCGACGCTGCATACGGCGGCTTCTTCATCTTGACGGCCGAGGGGAAGGATAGGCTTCGCGGTATCGAGTTATCCGACTCGGTGATAATGGATCCGCATAAGGGACTTTTTATGCCGTATGGTTTAGGAGTTGTGCTGGTTCGTAACGTGGACGATCTAAAGCGGTCCTTCGGCTACAATGCGAACTATATGCAGGACGCCGTGGCCGAGATCGACGAGCTTTCGCCTGCGGACACGTCACCGGAACTTACAAAGCATTTTCGGGGTTTGCGCTTCTGGCTCCCGCTGAAGCTGCACGGCGTTGCTCCGTTTCGAGCCTGTTTGGATGAGAAGCTACTGTTGGCGAAGTATTTTTGCGAAGAGATCAAAAAGCTAGGTTTTGAAACCGTGGTCGAGCCGGAGCTTTCTGTTGTTGCGTATCGTTGGGTTCCGAAGGAAGGCGATGCAGATGAGTTTAACCAAGCCCTTCTCGCGCACGTTGTTTCCGATGGACGCGTGTTCATCTCATCAACGATGCTTAACGGCCGGTTCACGCTCCGTTTCGCCTGCCTCTCATTCCGCACCCATCTCGCGACGGTAGATACACTGATCTCTCTATTGAGCGACTTCGTCAAAGGTAAATGAACTGGCAAGGCAAACGTATTTTTTTGACCGGTGCATCGAGCGGTATCGGCGAACGGGCCGCCAACGAAAACCCTGATAGAGAGAAGAAAGGTGAGATCGTACCTACTCGGCTTTTGGGTCTTTATTTGTTTTTAATCGTGCGAGTATCGTATCGACTGAGAGATCTGCTCCGCAGTTCCATTCAATAAAGTAGCCGCCGTTATGGATTCGCTCAAATTCGCGCCTGTCACGCAGCGGCATAAAAGCTTCGCCATTCAGATAAGGTTCAACGTCGAACAGGCCGCTTTTGCCGTCGTCCATTTTGATATACAAATTAAAATCATTTTTAGGAATGATCTCTACTATCTTCATTGGTCAAGCCCTCTTATTTTGAATAGGGTCCTTCCGTTTACAGCCAATTCCCAGTTGGCGAGAAGGTCATCTTGATGGATCTCGATCCAAGCTGCGACCAGCTTATGTTTCTTGTCCGGAAGTTCGCCGGCCAAAACCTCGCCGTCCGGTATTGAATAAACAGCCGTGTGTTCCTGATACGCGGCGTGAATATGCGGCACTTTGTGCCGATCCGTATCATAGAAGAACATTCGGATGAGTATTCCGTAGAAAAGGGATATCGTCGGCATACGCGTTCCTCCGGTAATGATATTATCATGAAAATTTCTCATGAAACCCTGCGGATCGGTGAGGTTGTATCGCCAGCTTATTCTTCGTACAGTGGATATGACAAAACAAAATGGACTACTGGCAAGATAAACATGTATTTCTAACGGGCGCCTCGACCGGAATCGGAGAGGGAATTGCAATGGCCTTGGCTAAAAAAGGTGCGGTTATCGCTCTGCTGGCACGCCGTAGGGAATTGCTTGATGATCTTGCTGCTAGATGTGAAGCTGCGGGCGGAACCGCTCGGGTTTTTGTGGCTGATGTGACAGATGCGGAGACGATGCAAAAGGCCGCACAGGAATTTCGCGACGAGTTCGGCGGGATCGACATTATGATCGCGAACGCGGGGATCGGCGGCAATAATGAGAAATGCCGCAGCCTTCAGCCCGACGCCGTGCGCGAGGTCATCGAGACGAATCTGATGGGAGCAGTCAATGCGGTGCACGCAGTGCTGCCCGAAATGCTAAGAGCTAACAGCGGCCATCTTGTTGCAATATCGAGCCTTGCGGGCTTTCGCGGATTACCGCGCTCAGCAGCGTATTCAGCCAGCAAGGCCGCCATGACCAACTACTTCGAGAGCATCCGGCTGGACACGGCAGATAAAGGCATTGCTGTAACGATCATCCGCCCGGGCTTTATTAAAACGCCGCTTACCGGCGGCCGTGATGCAAAAATGCCCTTCCTTATGGAGCTTGATGCGGCAGTGCCGCACTTTCTCCGTGCTATCGAACGAAAAAAGGCATTTGCGGCCTTTCCTTGGCAGCTTGCGATGATCGTCCGCTTGGGAAGGCTGATGCCGGCTTGGCTTTATGACAAGATCGCCGGCCGCGCACGCTATCGTGAATAGAAATAAGTTTGAATACGCTCTCAATTCGCATTTCTAAGGCCAATATCGCACAATAGCGACTGGCCACCGCTATGGATCTGATACAGGCGATAATAATGGGCGTTGTTCAGGGACTGACGGAGTTCATTCCGATCAGTTCGACGGCGCATCTTGTCTTTGCAAGCCGCTTTACCGGCATTTACGCGGGTGATCCGGAAATGGTAACGGCAACGATGGCCGTTATCCAACTCGGTACACTTGCGGCCGTGCTGCTCTACTTTTTTGCCGATATTTGGGGCATCACGACGGCATTTGTGCGTGATCATTGGAATTTCGTATTCAATAAGCGGAAAATGCGTTTCTCGGGAACCGACGGTACACGGCCGATCTTTCTGTCAGAAGAAGCGTGGCTCGGTTGGCTCATAATTCTTGGTTCGATACCGATCGGTACGCTGGGGCTGATCTTCAAAGATGTAATAGAAGGCCCGGGCACGAAAAACCTTTGGGTGATCGCGATAATGCTCATAGTCATTGCTCTTGGGCTTTGGGCCGCTGAGATCGTATCTGTACAAAGAAAGGATATTCGCCATCTCGGGCTGGGCGACGCGATCGTGCAGGGTTTTTGTCAGGTCCTGGCGCTGATGCCCGGTGCGAGCCGCTCCGGTTCGACCATCATGGGCGGACTTCTTATCGGTGAGAGGCGCGAAACCGCAGCACGCTTCTCGTTCCTTCTGTCGATCCCGGCAATAACGGCAAGCGGCCTGTTGGAGCTTCGCAAAGCATTGAAGATCCTTCCGGAAACATCGCTTGTACCGCTTCTTGTCGGCACGCTTGTTTCAGCGGTTGTCGGATATGCAGCAATATGGTTCCTGCTTAATTATTTGAAGAAGCACTCTACACAGGTTTTTATCATTTATCGACTTTTGCTCGGCGCGATCATATTAATTCTTCTGTATCTTGGCGTGATCTCTCCCGTCGTCAACTAGCGAGTATCTTTAGGCTGATCGGTTCCGGAAATGGTTTCAAAGGAATGGATAGTTCGCAAGCACGACGCCGCGAAGGTTAACGAACTTGCCGGCGAGGTTGGTGTACGTCCGCTGATCGCCGCCCTTTTGATCGCAAGAGGCTATGACACGCCATCAAGGGTCCGCAAATTCCTGGAGCCGTCTTTGGAGGATATGCACGATCCGCATCTGCTGAAAGGCATGCGCGACGCAGTGCGCCGTATCGAGACCGCGATCTTGCGACGCGAGAAGATACTAATTTGGGGTGACTATGACGTTGACGGAACGACCGGCACCGTCCTTCTCCGAAAGGCCATCGACATACTTGGGGGCACCTCCGTCTATCACGTACCGGATCGCTTTACTGAGGGTTACGGCCTCAATACGGCTGCCCTGGATGCGGCAAAAGCAGATGATGTTTCACTTGTTATAACCGTTGACTGCGGCACAACAAATGTAAGTGAGATCACGCACGCGCGTGATATCGGCCTCGACGTGATCGTAACCGATCATCATTTGCCAAAGGCCGGCGAGGACCTGCCGCCTGCGGTTGCGATCATTAATCCGAATCAGCTCGGCTGCCCATACCCCGAAAAGAACCTCGCAGGTGTCGGCGTCGCACTCAAACTAGCGCAGGCTCTTTTGGAACGGAAAGGATTTGATAAGGAGGTTCCGCAATTTCTGAAGATCGCAGCGATCGGCACCGTTTCCGACGTAATGAACCTGACGGGCGAGAACCGCGCAATAGTAGCACTCGGCTTGAAAGATCTCGCCAAGACGGACAACGTCGGCCTGAAAGCATTGATGGAAGTTGCGGATTGCCGTTCGGAGATGACCTCGTACATGATCGGCTTTCGTATCGGCCCGCGCATCAATGCCGCTGGCCGTATGGATGTAGCGAAACATATCGTCGAACTGCTCGAGGAACAGAACTTTGCCAAAGCACGGAAGCTCGCGGGAATACTCGACAGCCGGAACAGGGAACGTCAGCGAAGCCAGGCGGATATAACCGAACAGGCACTTTTTGAGACCGAGTCGCATGATGGTAAAAACTTTATCGTCGTCGCCGGCGAAGGCTGGCACAAAGGCGTCGTCGGACTTGCATCATCACGTATCGCCGAGAAACTGTTCCGCCCGACGATCGTCTTTTCAATAAACGCGGATGGATCGGCGCAAGGCAGCGCGCGCAGTATCCCGGGCTTTCACCTGCTGGAGGCTTTGAACGAATGCTCCGATCTTTTCGAGAAATACGGCGGCCACGCGGCGGCGGCAGGTATGACAGCGAAGCTTTCAGACATAGAAGAGATACGTACACGGCTTAACGAATACGCGGCACCGCTCGTTGCGAACCTAAAGCCGGTATTGAAGATCGACGCTCTTGTACAGCCTTCGACGCTGTCACTTGGCCTATTTGATGAACTGAGTTTCTTCGAGCCTTTCGGTGCGGGCAATCCTAGGCCTATCTTTTTAACAAAAGGACTTACGCTTTGTTCCGAACCTCTTGTTATGAAAGACAAGCACCTTAAACTGCGTTTGCAAAGCCGAGAAGGCCTACGGTTTGAAGCCGTTTGGTGGGATGGCGTCGAACGTTCACAGGGGCAAACCCTGAGTCCTGATGTCGGCATCGAAATAGCGTACACGCTCGAGGCGAACTCTTTTCAAGGAAAAAGGCGCCTTCAACTTGTTGTGGAAGACCTCAGAGCCGATAATTTTACCGATGCCGACGATCAATAAAGATAAGCTGGCAAAATTTCGGTTCCGCGCATCGCTGCCGCGGGCGTTCCGTATTTTGACGCTTTGTCTCCTCGCGATCGCAGGTTTCGCCGTTTTGGTCGGATTCTATCGAGGCAGGGCAACGAACGGCTTTAAGCTGAAGAGCGAACATACGCAGCTTTCGACCGAGGTGGTCTCCAACGTCAACGGCTACGAGCGTCTGGAGTCGGCCGACGGGCGGAAAAAGTATTTGATCCGGGCCGATAACGCCATAACATATTCGGATCAGCATCAGGAACTGTCAAATATGTCGCTCGAAACCTACGACGAGAGCGGCGCCGTGAACAGTACGATGACCGCCGGCACCGCGCTCTACATACCGGAAGCCGTAAGTATCTTCACACTCTATCTGAAGGACGCCGTCGCCATCAGCACAAACGACGGCATATCGATCAAGGGTGATAATGTTCGATACGACAGGTCGAAGAATACTGCGGAAAGTGAAGATCCGGTAGAGTTTTCGCGTGGTGAACTGACGGGCAAGGCCAATGGTTTCACTGCGGATCTCGGCACCCGGCAGCTCGATCTTCTCCGTGACGTTAATTTCACAATGACAGATGCCGACGGCAGCGGCCGCGTCATGCACGTTGAAGCTGCATCGGCAACCTTTATAAACGCCGATAAGAGGATCGACCTTAACGGAGGGATCGTGCTGACCGACCGCTCATCCGGCAGCACAACGGAAGCCAAAGCGGTGCGGGCATCCGTGTACCTCAGTAAAAGTCCGCTCGGAGATAGTCCTGCGGGTGATACGCAGCAGGTAAGGCCGGATCATTTTGAGCTGTTCGACAACGTTTCGATCGTTTCTACACGCAACGGAAGCGTGCCGATGACCGTCAATGCCGGCTACGCCTCTTACAACAAACCGACGGATACGCTTGAGCTTAAGACCGATGCAGTGATAAACAACGGTGCCGGAAGCGTAATAAAGGCGGATCTTGTGCATTACGAACAAGGCCGCGGCCGCGTTCACCTTGAAAACAGAGCAGAACTTACGCAGAACGGCGATATTTCACGCGCGGACGCGGTCGATGCAGTGTTGTTTCCCGACAGATCGTTGAACACGCTGACGATGAGCGGCAATGCTTCTGTATCGCGAACGACGGCGGAGCGAACCGTCAGCGTCTCTGCTCCCGTTATCAATGCGGTCTGGAATACGATGCACCAGATGCAAAGTGCAAAGGCCGTTGGCTCTGCATCGGCCCGGATCGTCCCAACGGCAAAAGGGGCCGCAGCTGTAACCGTTAATGCTGCAAAAGCGATCGAGGTCGCATTTGCCGGAGCGGATGCTTTGAACCGTATCGATGCGGACGGACGCACATCCATAAAGATGGATGGCGACGGAGCAGCCACGAGAACCGTTACTGCGGATCGCATGAACACGATCTTCTATGCTGACGGCAAGAGTATTCGTAGGGCTGAGGCAATAGGCAACGCGGTGCTCTCGATCGAACCGCTGCAAGGCGGCCCCAACGTCTATCGAACCGACATCACTAGCCCCCGCTTTGATTGCGATTTCTTTGCGAGCGGAAACTCAATCAAACTTTGTGCCGGAGTTAAACCGTCAAAAGCCGTTCGCCGGCCGATGTTCCAACAGGCCGGACGCGGTGAGCAAACGCTTACGTCTGACCGGATGCGCGCGGTATTTCGTGACGATGACCGCCGTCTCGATCGTCTTGAGGCTGAAGGAAAGGCCAAATTCAATGAACTCGACAGGAATGCGGCAGCGGCAGCGATGACGTATTCTGACGACACCGGGGCGATAGCTCTGCGCGGCGGCGACCCTACAGTGTGGGACAGCAGCAGCCGTGCAAAGGCTCATGAGATCGATATTCTCTCACGCGATCAGCGTTCTGTACTCCGCGGTTCCGTCAGTACGACATTTTATACAAAACGCGCGGCAGGCGATGCCACGCCGTTCGGAGAGCCGGACAAGCCGATCTTCATCACCTCGGACACTGCGAATATCGACCATGCGGCCAAGGTCGGCCTTTTCGTCGGCAACGCACGGGGCTGGCAGGATGACAGTTATGTGCACGCCGAACGGTTCCAGATCGATCAGAATGGCGGAAAGTTCCATGCAGAAGGAACTGTTCGGTCAACGGCCTATGAGGTCAAACAAAAGGTGAACGGTAAAGAAACGGATGCGCCCGTATTCGCAACCGCACAGGCGATGGACTACGATCGTGACACCCGCGTCATCCGCTATCGCGGCGATGTAGATATCCGGCAGGGTACAGATCGCATCACCGGGCAAAGTGCTGACATCTCGCTTGACGACAAGCGCAGATTAAGCAAGATGACCGCCGGAACGTCAGTAGTTCTGACACAACCCGGACGCAAAGCGACGGGCGACTGGATGCAATATACTGCGGATAATGAGGTTGCAATATTGAGGGGCGAGCCGGCCACGGTCGCTGATACGCAGTCAGGATCATCTCGCGGCACCGAAATTACGGTCTATATGCGTGAAAAGAGGGTCTCCGGCACCGGAAAAACGCGAAAGGGAACCGGGGGACGAATGAGAACTGTATATGAGGTAAAGCCGGGACAATGATGATGGCATTAGAGACCGAGCAAACCGATCCGACGGAAGGCGCAGCAGGCAAAGGCGTCCTTGGCGGTTACGGCCTGCAGAAGACCTTTGCCGGCCGTCGCGTCGTTGACGGCGTTACGATCGAGGTCGCTCCCGGGCAGGTCGTAGGGCTTCTGGGGGCGAACGGCGCCGGCAAGACCACAACCTTCTATATGATCGTCGGGCTGGAACGGACCGAAGCCGGACGAATTGAGATCTTCGGCGACGATGTAACCGAGCTGCCAATGTATCTCAGAGCACGGCTGGGCGTCGGATATTTGCCGCAGGAGCCGTCCATATTCCGCAAGCTGACCGCAGAACAGAACATCCTTGCCGTGCTTGAAACGATGCCGATGAGCCGCGACGAGCGCTTTGCCCGCCTCGAGGAACTTCTTGAAGAATTTGGCGTGACCGAGGTGCGGAAGGTCCGCGGCGATGCATTGTCGGGCGGTGAGCGGCGGCGTGTCGAGATCGCCCGCTGTTTGGCGACCGAGCCGCGATTTATCCTTTTGGATGAGCCTTTTGCCGGCATCGATCCCATAGCCATCGACGACATTCGGCAGATCATTATGTATCTGAAGAGCCAAGGCATCGGCATTCTGATCACCGATCATAACGTAAGGGAAACGCTTGGCATCACCGACAAAGCCTATATTCTTGCCGACGGCCGCACGCTCAGATCCGGCCTTCCGACCGAACTTGTGACCGACCCGGAAGTACGCCGATTATACCTCGGCGAGAGATTTTCCTTATAGAAGAGGGCACGTTTTTCTTTTCGCGGTAAAAGGCTATAATTTAGCAACAAGAGCACTTAACCTTGCTCCGCCCTTCGTTTGGCAGCTATGTCATCTTTAAGGCTTACACAAAACCTTTCGCAGCGTATGGTCCTGACGCCCCAACTGAGGCAAAGGATCGAAATGCTGCAGATGACGACCATGGAACTCAGTGAGCTGATCGAGCAGGAGCTTACGGCCAACCCTGTACTTGAAGAGGTGATGCCGGGTGATGAGGTGCAGGAGATCTCAGAAGGCATCCTCGACCAGAACTCGGATGGCAGCGAAGCTGATGCGGCATTCGAACCGTCGGCCAATACTGAGCCGAATACGATATCTGAAGATGAATATGCTGATCTTGATACGTCGCTGATCAGCGGAACGCCGATGGAAGGCATCTCGTATGAAGATGCGTCCGGTGATGACGAACCGCATACAGAATCATCAGACTCTTTCGATGAGATCGACTTCGGCAGGGAGTTTCAGGACTATCTCGACCCCGGATATAGGACCCAAGAGATCGAATACAAGGACGACGCCCCGAGTTTTGAGCAGTTCCTTTCGCATTCGCCGTCGCTGACGGAGCATCTGGAATGGCAGCTCAATCTGACCGATATCAGGCCCGACGTTTTTGATGCAGCACAGCTCATCATCGGCAATTTGGATGAGGACG
Proteins encoded in this region:
- a CDS encoding DUF4160 domain-containing protein, with product MPTISLFYGILIRMFFYDTDRHKVPHIHAAYQEHTAVYSIPDGEVLAGELPDKKHKLVAAWIEIHQDDLLANWELAVNGRTLFKIRGLDQ
- a CDS encoding SDR family NAD(P)-dependent oxidoreductase, with translation MALAKKGAVIALLARRRELLDDLAARCEAAGGTARVFVADVTDAETMQKAAQEFRDEFGGIDIMIANAGIGGNNEKCRSLQPDAVREVIETNLMGAVNAVHAVLPEMLRANSGHLVAISSLAGFRGLPRSAAYSASKAAMTNYFESIRLDTADKGIAVTIIRPGFIKTPLTGGRDAKMPFLMELDAAVPHFLRAIERKKAFAAFPWQLAMIVRLGRLMPAWLYDKIAGRARYRE
- a CDS encoding ribonuclease J; this encodes MSKIEIIPLGGIGEFGMNCMGIRYGGEMIVVDAGMGFPEETPYGVDISIPNFDFLEEYRDDLTAIILTHGHEDHIGALPYILRKFNVPVYSSRFTLALTEKRLEEFDMLGDILTHTVKAGDRVKIGVFEVEFIHASHSLVECFSLAIHTPAGTLIHTGDYKIDDTPVIGRPYDLETLRRIGDEGVLALLCDSTNSTVPGRTPSEQAVIPAFRELFEQTEGRLFISTFSSSLHRLQIVFDVAHEYGRRVCVLGRSMQRNVEIATGIGLLKITGNTLVELSDARALDDDELCFLVTGSQGEMRAALWNLATSTYKGIQIEHGDTVVLSARIIPGNEKDISRLIGNLYKRGANIIEERRRLVHVSGHASQEDIRIMVETSRPRFVVPIHGEYRMLFRQKEFIKNHVAGYDDSNIVLIENGDLLEVDEYGARVIDKHEIHKTFIDESTLREIEYDIVRDRKRLAFGGMISLVVAVDKEGHTLSGEPQITCEGVAGLDLNNGFTAAVRSAIADAVREMRAEQIADRAAFKEHLRIHLKRMVQAQLNSKPVIMTSVIEV
- a CDS encoding DUF2442 domain-containing protein, with the translated sequence MKIVEIIPKNDFNLYIKMDDGKSGLFDVEPYLNGEAFMPLRDRREFERIHNGGYFIEWNCGADLSVDTILARLKTNKDPKAE
- a CDS encoding TerC family protein, whose translation is MLLFPFADYWPFYAGFLIFVLIMLALDLGVFNRKEHVVSFKEAATWSAVWVALASIFAALLFLYTNAKFGAFAAKQTTLEFLTGYILEYSLSVDNIFVFVLVFSYFAIPAVYKHRVLFYGILGALVFRAIFIALGSALMQIHWIVYLFGAFLIVTGIKMVFSGSEEIEPEKNLLIRIFKKFTPVTHSISGKDFFTRIGGKHHATPLFIALLFLEATDIIFAVDSVPAIFAVTNEPFIVFTSNIFAILGLRSMYFMLAGVIEKFWLLKYGLAVILIFVGLKMVWLDAAVGGFPIALSLGIIVFTIGCSVVLSMMIRRGPDEEIHITEQ
- the rsmA gene encoding ribosomal RNA small subunit methyltransferase A; this translates as MNAEQHRPKRSLGQNFLIDQRVVSKIVDALDVDADDHVIEIGPGRGALTERLAGSGAFVTVIELDRHLAGELKGRYKDISRFQCIEASVLDVDLSRISSAGTTKLLGNLPYNISTPILQKLASEAQPFERVIVMVQREVAARMTANAGDSERGFLTVMLEQAFTMRRLFDVAPATFRPIPKVWSAVVEMIPTRSEFASHQEFRNLVSGAFLQKRKTLVNNLKARYPDIANVLAELGIDQMTRAESLTASQWRALFARLHVGAEPNFRA
- a CDS encoding aminotransferase class V-fold PLP-dependent enzyme, translating into MLKLRDRILAAERTARLLEPDSVERSAARSAVVEHAEEFLDTIYDRRAFTLSPNAGSGLLDSPISESGIPIADALELIADNVESGGINPASGGHLGYIPGGGIYLSALGDYLADVFNWYAGVFYAGPGAVRMENMLVRWMCSLVGYPSGSHGNLTSSGSLANLIAIITARDAKNIRSRDVERAVIYLSEQTHHSIDKAIRVAGLGDCVIRYLPLDERFRIKAGVLTEQVKADKDQGLLPFCVVASAGTTDVGAIDPLPEIGAIAREHGLWYHIDAAYGGFFILTAEGKDRLRGIELSDSVIMDPHKGLFMPYGLGVVLVRNVDDLKRSFGYNANYMQDAVAEIDELSPADTSPELTKHFRGLRFWLPLKLHGVAPFRACLDEKLLLAKYFCEEIKKLGFETVVEPELSVVAYRWVPKEGDADEFNQALLAHVVSDGRVFISSTMLNGRFTLRFACLSFRTHLATVDTLISLLSDFVKGK